The Oenanthe melanoleuca isolate GR-GAL-2019-014 chromosome 1, OMel1.0, whole genome shotgun sequence genome segment TGTTTGAATGTTGCACTCCTGCCTTGAAATTAGCCTCAAGTTTGTTGCCAGGAGCGCTGGATGAGGTTGCAGGaagcaataaataaatcctTCTGAATCCTGGGTGAGGCAGAGAATGGAGCAATGTGGGAAAGCAAAAccatgaaaaggagaaaaggaatgAAACCAGGTGTGGAAACCATTTCCATTCATCAGGATGCTGATATGAAGATATGCTGatataaataaaagttttaGCAATGTTCTGCTGTGTGTCTCCTTTGAGAGAGAATATACTTTTATCCTTGGAAGGGCATGGCTACTCTCCAGCTTCCAGAACGAAGTGgtttaaaagaaagacaaaatgctTTTGCAAAGTTGCAAACCTATGTCTAGTGTTTCTATCTCATTATCTCTTTGGATAGTTAAACACCCACAGGCTTTCCTGGGTTCTGGTACTCTTCAATCATTTCCCAGTGAGTTCATTCCATTTCAGACACAATAAATGAAACCATCAGATCCACAAACACAGTTGTGAGAATTCCAAAAAGATCAATGCCATGGAAAATCTGCTCAGCTAAAGAAAAAGTCCAGCACCAATTATAGCAGAGAACAGCAGTCAAAGGGGTGCAGAATCTGTGTTAAATATTTCCTATGCCTGCTTTTCTCTCGCTTTCAGAGAGGAAATGAGAATATTATAAGCTCCAGGACACTGATTTTCCTCTTAGGAAGTGGTAGAACAAAGTGTTTTGTTAAAAACCTTTTTTGCAATGTGAAGtaattccaaataaattttaaataaaaatgccattttgtattttttttatagtCAGGTTACTGTAAACCTGAGACTCAAGAAAAGCTCTGGACACCAAACTTCTCTGAAAGTAAAATAATAGGTGATTGAAGTAAAACCCTCAATAGTTCACTGAACGACACTAATTATCTTTTCTGCATACAATCTTCAAGCTGCAAGTTCAGCAAACACTTGACTTTCAACTTGATCACTGTCTCTTCAAGCCTACTAATACAGAAATTTTGATGACTTTTTATACTTCCATCCTAAGAGATCTGGTCCTATTAAACTTGGGTTTATCCAATCTGCCTGCAAAGGATGGAAATGATACTGTATACTTTGTGACAGCATACAAATTACTGGCAACCTCTACATACCAGCAAGAAAAACTAAACCCGAAGAATGAAAATGAAGCATCCCACGAGGATGTTAGTAATGTTTATATAAAAACCACTTCTTTTAAACAATTGTTAAGAGGTTAACTCATTTCAAAATGACAGTTTGGAAACAGCTATGTTGAAATGTGAACAAGCACATAAAAAAACCTAAGTTCTCCCTGGATTAGTAGGGGGAAactgattttccttcttcagagcACACCATCTAATAGTAATGCAAGAATGAGAAGAGAGTATAAAGACCACTCCAAACAACACCAAACATTCCAGTGCATACTTACTACATCTCTTATCAATGAAACAGATTGACATTTCCATATCCAAATTACAAGTTTCTTATAAACTGCCAAACTTCAAGAGAATTTGTTCATTTCTTTGCAGAGAaaagtgctgctgcagtcacagaGAAATATGAAGATTTATTGAACATCTAAGGCCACAGAAGTGAtaatttcagctgctgtcagaagAATCTACCACACACAACACAACTCCTTGCTGCAAACAAGAGCATCAACCGAGCAGCTTAAGAAGGGGTTCGCACAGCTTCATCTTGGACCCCATTTGATGTCTTTGACACCATGAAATTGCCTTTTCAGAGCATGGTTGTCTGCCCACTCAGCATCTAGAAATGAGTCgtcgtcctcctcctccagtTTCTGtggcagagaggggagggaggtggTGAGGGACGCAGCCTGAGCTCTcttggagcagcccagctctcgGGCACCACAGAACACCTaccttcagctcctcctgcttcctgTAGTAGTACAGCATCATCTCTTTTTGCTCTTCATGACTGATCACGGGCTCTCGCCCCGGAGCTCCTTGGCCTTTCTGAAAGGGAAATTGTAAATGCTGCTAATGGCATTTGTGAGACAAAGGATAAGCTGCTACACAAAGACATCAAAAACCTTTCTTCAAACAACTGGACTGCTCAAATTTAATAAGGACCCTCaggacaggaaaataaatgctgaGAAACTATGGCTgcattcacagaatcacagaaaggtctgggttggaagggaccttgaagatcatttCATTCCAAgtgcctgccatgggcagggagccTTCCACTAGCCCatgttgctccaagccccaatgtccaacctggccttggacactttcagggatccaggggcagccacagcttctctgggcaccctgtgccaggacctcagcaccctcacaggaaagTGAGGGTTATTTACTTAAGTGAGGcttattttttcatctctgtaTCTGAATCATGCTGTCAATTTTGTGGACATTGATAGAAGATGCAGAGAGGATTGAGTCTATTTTACCTAAATTTCCACTCTTAAAGACATAGTAAATCTGTTTTAAGACCACTCTAGGTATCTCAGGATGGGTCCATATCTTTAGCTCTCCAATTAATACAGACACAGGATGGCATAGGATTCAGTAAAGCAGGGAAGTAAGGGAGTTACAAACCActacaaaagaaaggaaatttctcATCCAGGCAACTGTGCTCCTGGAAGAAATGACggacaaagcagaaaacaccTGCTGTCAGTAACTGCAAACACAGAATGGAGATGGTGGGTGCTCTCGAGAACAAACAGGGTCTGAGGCAGTTTTGGCAGAGAGGAACCCTTGTACTGCTCTTGCTCTATGAGAAAGTCCTTCAAGTAATTAAACAGACAACACTCCTGGGAGCCTACACTTCAGTGGCTATTGACATGCCACAGCACTTCCCAGTGACtctgagaggaaagagaaagcaaatctGGTCTTCTAAGTGACAAACACATAAATCACCTGAATTACCTGTCAGGGATGCACCACAGAACCCACTGCAGCTGGCAAGATTTGCCATACAACTCTGCAGTTTACATTTCATATATTCTTTAAATACCTCTTCGCTGCACTTCACAAAAATACTATGGAGCAAGAAATACCAACTACAGCATGTAACTGACAGGCCAAGGAATTACAAAAACCCCCTCAGAGTATAATCCATTCAAaccttaaaataaatatacagtTTTAAGATGCTCAAGCTGGAACTAATCTAATCCATTTTATCCTCCTATGGCTATTTCTCATCCACAGAGAACAGACAACCAAGGGTGAGGAACTTGTAGAGCAATCTCCCAGCAATACTCACTTTCTGGATCTTGACAATGATGgtagttttctcatttttgccTACATAGTCAGAGAGCAACTTTGTTTCTTCCAACTGCTTTCCTGCCCACCATAACTGTGCTTCCGATTCTTTTACAACTTCAATTCCAGCCTGTGACAAAATAAACAAGGTgaagagctggggttgtttctttctctctttttttttcaaaaccagatttctttctctggggaaaaaatatctttccagAATTCCTAACATGAAGTGGAATTTTACACTCTACTTCCACATCTTCCTCCTCGTCTATGGCATTATAATTCATATTCCATTCAATCTTGATCTAATATAAGCACTTTGGACAACAAATTCTCCATCCTGGAGGTGAAAACAACCTTCATTGATACGATGAAGAACAGCACAGCCCATGTTTAACCCAGGACAACATATAATGGGAATACATTACTGCATACATGAGTTCCTGACAAGTCTTCTTTGTCTTCCAACTCCATCCTAATTGGATCATGTGGAGGCAATCCCATTGGATACACAATCATAACAGCCCCTCGGAGCTGCTCCAATGCATCTTTCACCATCTCCATAGTAACACACACATTGGCCTGAACTTGTTTCTGAAATACAGACAGGAATCACTGGCAATACAAGCAAACCTGCAGAAAGACTTTGCTTTGTGGTCAGTTCAAAGGTTAAGTGATGGGATATCTGAGCAGAGCTAACAGGCTGCACAGAGATATTAGGAGTGCAAATTTCCTCATCGGAATACTGACTTGGGAGTACACTGCTCACCGTTGGCCCCTCTGTTCAGCCTGCTTACGTGGGGTgggggaagaaacaaaaaaagggagaCCTTCACTAAACTGTGCAGGAGGCAACTGCCTGTGGAAAACAGGactcaaaccaggacacacatGACCACAGATACCAGACATGGATGGTTTGGCTCCAAGCACTTGTGATTCATGAACATGATTCAAGCCAGCAAAATGCAAGTAAGGGATGGAGAAGGGTCTtaaaacttgagaaaaaaacagagaatatATGAGCCAAAGTATAAAGCTAGGCAAACTTCACAGCTCATGTAGAGATCTGTAAGACCAAGTAATAGAGATCATTCCAAACCCAcatctggaagaaaagaaataaacgTCTTCCCCGCAGATTTAACACTTTTCTTAAGTACTAAGGTAAGGGAATGCTGCCTCCTTGTGGACGTTCTTGATCTGGTTAACTGGCGAGTACAACCTCAAATACACATgcacatttcttcttttttacaTTATAAAGTGGTGAACCAAACAAACCACTTCCCAAACTATCCATTCATAAATATCATTAAATTAATGTTGCAAAGTCATACAAAAGCTGAAACACAACACAGAGCATCTACAGACTTGGCAATGTGAATCTGAATGCCTGGAAGCACCGTCCCACCAGGGCAAACCTTGTGCTTGTCTTTAAACACACACACTCAGCAGGACTGAGCATTAGTCCAAGTGCCTGTCAAACCAAGGCCTAACCCCTGCCCCAACcatggaagtgctcaaggccaggctggactgagatctgagcaacctggtccagtggaaggtgtccctatCCATGGCAGTGCAGTGGGACTGGATGAactttaaggccccttccaatTCAAACCATCTGTGATAATCTAAGAGATTAGAGCACAGTTTTCAATTAATTACACATGAAAGCCAAAAGGCTTCATTAACTCCAAGAGTAGCACAGAATGCAGTTAATTTTTCACCAGAAAGCACGACAAGCATTCACCCAAAGAACACATCAATAGCAAATTACAAGGATAAAACTGAACGTGATTTAATCGTTCCACATGGGCTCGGCTGCCAGCATTCCCTTGGAGTTTAGTATCTGATTCCTTAGCTGTTGAACCACTTGCCAAAAGccttaaagaaaataattaaccAAAATGTCAGGTATTATTACACTATTCACATCACTTCATGGCATTTCTCAACAACTGTCAGCCctcatccaaaaaaaaaagtctgattttATTTAAGATGCCGAACTCCACAGCACTTACTAGGAAAGCACCACTTAAGGAAACTTACCTTAGAGATTAATGCCTTGGCTTCTTCTATTGTCTTCTTTATAACTTCCtgcattttttcatttggaGCTGAAAGTAAGAGACATATTTCATCGTCCATGCTTACTGTAAAGAAACCAAGCACACATCCTGCCCAGACTCTACTATGAGCAAATGAAACAGTACTGAAtcataaagcaggaaaaacacaCTAAGCTGCAGCCTATTACCAGTTAGACAGTTCACTCCTGCACTTCTTACTACCTTCAGAAACAAGCAGTATTTTCCACAGGACAAACAAACTTACTTTTCCCAAAGACATGAGTGGTATTTGCCCCATActtggaagtgtcccaggccaggtaGAACGAGGCTTGGAGCAATGTGGTCTAGcggaaggtgtccttgcccatggcaggggagtggAAGTGGAAGAGCTTTAAGGctctttccaacccaaactaaTCTGTGATTCCACAATTCTATGATTTGGAACTTCATTTGGGACAAAGCAACAACCATAATCCCTCCACAATTAACCAaggctccctccctgctggacTGCTGTGGGCTACACTGGCAGACATGCTTTAACTGGGCATCTTgcagttttctgatttttcttttctaattaaaaatctCAATCTTACAATGAAGGCAGTTTTGCAAATACACGACACATTTCATAGCACAGTTATCAGTTTTAATTGctataaaaagacaaaaaaacaaaaacaaaaacccagctTATGTCCCACTTGACTGCATCATTTGACGGTACTTGGCTTGGCTTGCATACACACTCTGTTCAATATTCTAACTCTGTCAATACCACAAGGCTTACAAACACACCCTCAGTGAACCTGAGTACCAATCAAtgtgaaaaaaggagaaatactAGAAAAACAACCTGTTAATGGATCTTGGAGAACCTGGGAAAAAACAGCTCTCAAGTTGGGGAGACTGGAAACTGGAAAAGTCAAACTTGCTCCTGGTGATTGTTTATGTGCTGAAGGGAGATACTGCTCTTTAGGCTTGTTCATCAGCATTACCCCAGACTGTAACCCAAGACAGAATTCCTGTGTGTGGAACTTATTTTCCAAATTAGGGATTTGCTGTTCCCTGTTATATTATGGATTGTCTGTCTGAATAGAAAGAAACAAGCATTAACATTTGACTTACCAAACCCATTTCTTCGCCCCATTTCATCCTTCCTGAAGATGCTTCCACCGCTTGGGACACACTTCTCTGCCCACTCATCCTTTAACTTCAGCTCTTTGATCTGTTCATCTGTCAGTCCTTGCATATTGTAAGGTAAGGAAATAccatgctctgccagctcctccatCTCTTTAGAGTGTTTAGAGAACAAGATTAAAAGACTCTGTTaatatttcccatttacaatagCTTTTCATATGACACACATGCAGGTAAACCTCGCCCCTAGCTTTCAGTTTTTAAACAGGTAGGTACAGGGAATAAATAATAAGGGATATAAACATGCATATATAGATACAGATGGTGTAATTATGTCAAAATTTATACATTTTACATACCTGTAAAACAATATAACTAACGGCCCCGGCAGGGATGCAAACCCTCAAGGTACTTAGTGGCCataaaccttttctttttggtaTTTCCCTGgtgagatattttaaattttagagcAGCATCAGCATGGCCTCAGGCAGCCCACCTGACAGTAATCTCTGCTCTGACAGCATCACGGTAGGGGGGGAAATCTTTTCTAAAGCTGCCTCAGAAGTAAACCCAGCACTAATTCAGACGTGTCGATGGCTCCACTGCACGGCAAGGCATGATGGTGGTGGCCAGTATAACCTCACACACACGTTGGGGCACTGCTGGTCCCGAGGGAGTACTTCACAGTGCCCTGAAGGACTCTGGGCAAGAGCCTAGAGCAACAAGGGGGAAGTGCTTCCAACCGCCAGAGGGTAGGGTTAGATGGGACACTGAGGAGAAATGCTTCCCGTGAGGATcgggaggccctggcacagggtgcccagagaagctgtggctgcccctggatccctggaagtgcccaaggccaggctgctccaaggaCGGcgcttggagcaacctgggctagtggaggacgtccctgcccgtggctggGGGTGGAACTGTGTGATCTTTACAGACcctcccaaaccaaaccaaaccaaaccgGCAGCGCCTAGCGGCACACGCAGCGGGAGTTGCCCGCGCTGTGCAGCGCCCCCACTCGAACACCAAAGGCGGGCACGGCCACGCGTCAAGCGCCCCCGCAGCCCCGAGCGCTACCTGAGCACAGGCGCTGCACCTTCAGCCGCCCATTGTGGATGCGGGCGGCGAGCGCCGCCAGCTCGGCCAGGCGGGCGCTGCCCGGCGCCTCCAGCAGAAACTGGCTCTCACCGCCGCGCTTGACGTGCAGCCGCACCATGGCCGCGCCGGGCCGGCCCCTCAGCAACGGAGCCGAGTCCCTGGATACCGGCGGCAGGGAGGGAGCGCGGGGACCGGCCGCGCCCGGCGCTTCGGGAGGCCCTGAGAGCGCGGGGGGCcgctgccggccccgccggTAGCACCGGGATCCTTCGGGACCCGCCGGGACGCTCCGGTGCCGCCGCAACGGCGCCTCCGCCGGTGCCGCGACCGCCTCCACTTCCGGTCGCCCCTGAGGGCACGGGAGCCGCTTAAAGGGCCCGCGCGCCCTGCAACGGCCTGGAACGGCAGTTAGTTTATTACCTTTGGAATTAGTTGTTTTAATTAATCATCACCCACACGAATGTAAATTATAAATACCGGCCAATTATATTACTCTCAGCCACTATTTAGCAAACTTGTTACAAGCTACTTTTGTGGGGACAGCTTAGGAAAAGTCCTGAAGCATTCTGTTTTGATAAGCCAATTCTGATACGTTCAATGAACAAAGCCCgggagagaaagaggaattGGTGAGGTTGGACATCTAGATGCAGAATTTATGGATCACAAGGACACTCTACAGAAACTACCAGATAAAAACTCACTATATGCACTGGAAATTCCCTACTGAAGGGAAAGATATAAAAAGACTAAAACTATGGACTAATTAGCACAAGAACTGAGAACTCAATAACCAGTAAATGACAGAATACTAAGTAATGAGAGGTCTTTATGTAATTTAGAACCAATGAATATGAATGTctttgtttataaaaatgtataaataagtaaaaaagtTTTGTATCCATGTCTGTGTGGATGCTGGAATCTTGTCAGCCACGCAGCCTGTggcaaataaatttaaagaatGAAACAATACGTGACTTGCTGACAGTAAAAGACAGCTGTAGCAGGTTTTATTTATCCTGACGAATTAGGAGGATTTGGTAATACGGGGGCACAGAGAGAGAATGACCAGCCAGACCATAAGGGCAGGAATACTTCACACATACCTGGGTGTCCCAGGGGATACAGCCATGGACAGGAGAGTAGGAACACCGGGACAGAACACAGAGTCCAGGGACATGTGGGGGGTGGGTCTCACCTCCATCCTCTGTTTTAGAGCATCTGCTGTTGCTCACTGCTCCTGTCAACACGTGGCAGGCTCTTACTACAgctatacatacatatatatatatatacacacacacaggaatttTGGAGCATTCCCTGTGGTCCCCAAAGTCCTGTGAAGTGCAGAGGTGTCACAAACCAGTATACAGTTCAGACAGATAGCTTTTAATCACTGCAATTAAATATTCGACAATATATTTATCACGTGACTCCCACTAGCAAAAGTTCCCCCCTGAATTTGGTTTGCTAATGTAAGAATATTCCAGAACATCAACCACACAGATGTTTGCAGCAACAGCGCAGAACAAGGTAACTCACACACCGAAACACAAGCAGTAGCACTGCTGTTCCCAAGGTACAACTTGAAGGAGCTGAAGGGAAAGAAGCGCAATAGAAAACTCACTATCACTCCTCTAGGTGGCTGCAGCTCGTGGCTAACCAGGGGCTGTCCAAAGGAACAGTGATGATTTCATGGACCATGTTGTGAGTGCATGTGA includes the following:
- the CFAP298 gene encoding cilia- and flagella-associated protein 298 is translated as MVRLHVKRGGESQFLLEAPGSARLAELAALAARIHNGRLKVQRLCSEMEELAEHGISLPYNMQGLTDEQIKELKLKDEWAEKCVPSGGSIFRKDEMGRRNGFAPNEKMQEVIKKTIEEAKALISKKQVQANVCVTMEMVKDALEQLRGAVMIVYPMGLPPHDPIRMELEDKEDLSGTHAGIEVVKESEAQLWWAGKQLEETKLLSDYVGKNEKTTIIVKIQKKGQGAPGREPVISHEEQKEMMLYYYRKQEELKKLEEEDDDSFLDAEWADNHALKRQFHGVKDIKWGPR